In the genome of Nakaseomyces glabratus chromosome K, complete sequence, the window AAGTTTGTATACtattttataattgttGCATCCGAGACAACTATTTACCTCATCGAATTGAAACTGTTTCTTGAAGcgtgaaaaaaaacaccaTAATGATTACTGGCAATATCATGGGATCATAGAGATATGCTCTATATCATAGCCTGTTCATAATTAAGAGGAATACattccaaaaaatttaaacaACATATCTGTATATCATTATAATTGTAACCCAGAGTGGAAGTAACGGATTAACATTAGATGTACACATCTCGTATACAGCCAAGATAACACATTTCCTTAGCAAAATCTTATTGTGGTGCATAGTTAAACTACTTAAGTTGTGGGAAATATAAGTGGCGTTCATATATCTAAAACGGAAATGAATAATGCTACCAGTTATTATAGAACATCGGGTGAACAAGATGGCAAGTTAACAAGTACACTTCCTAGCGGCTCCACTTCCAATACTAATGTTCGTTATAGTTCTAATGATAACAGTGATGGTACCATTCAGTCAGATACATCTATATCCCAAACTTCACATAcagtaaagaagaaaaggaaaaataCAAACGTTGCATGCGTAAATTGTTCGAGGAATCATTCATCATGTGAGCAAAAACGACCCTGTTCAAGATGCATAAAGAAAGGCATAGCCAATACCTGTGTGGATGCaccaagaaagaagaaaaaatactTAGAAGGAATCGATACTTTGCCCATCAGGGTTGGAAGTAACACACCACATTATGGGACACCTTTACAAATTGGCTACCATTCAGCTTCTTTCATTGATAATCAACAATATGGCCAGACTCCAAGACACAGTATAGGAgattttaatgatatttaCCCTACAAGTTATAAAAGCTATCCTGAAAACAGATATAATGTCAGAAATGACCAAGCACATAGATTCCAATCTTATGCAGCTAACTCAGAATACTCTGTTCTGTCAACAATTGTACGACAAAACTCGctcaataacaataaccaTCAAATAATACACAGGAATCGTGATACCATTACATCTCCCGGACCTATTCAGAGTTATAACTCCATATCGTCGGAATTAAACAGTCCATCAAGTAGTTCACCCAAATCTAACGGCCTCACTCGGAATAACTCCATGAGTCCCAATGCAAAAAACTTTGATCTAAATTCTCAACAACATGATACATATGCACATAAACCACCTCAGCCATATCCATCATCTAAATCACATATCTATTCCATTCTATTAGGTGACTACGGTAAAGAAATCCTTCAATCGCAAGTAAACCTATACGCAAACCACTTCCCACTGGTCCCTTTTTT includes:
- the ERT1 gene encoding Ert1p (CAGL0K06985g~Ortholog(s) have RNA polymerase II regulatory region sequence-specific DNA binding, protein heterodimerization activity, transcriptional repressor activity, RNA polymerase II core promoter proximal region sequence-specific binding activity) produces the protein MNNATSYYRTSGEQDGKLTSTLPSGSTSNTNVRYSSNDNSDGTIQSDTSISQTSHTVKKKRKNTNVACVNCSRNHSSCEQKRPCSRCIKKGIANTCVDAPRKKKKYLEGIDTLPIRVGSNTPHYGTPLQIGYHSASFIDNQQYGQTPRHSIGDFNDIYPTSYKSYPENRYNVRNDQAHRFQSYAANSEYSVLSTIVRQNSLNNNNHQIIHRNRDTITSPGPIQSYNSISSELNSPSSSSPKSNGLTRNNSMSPNAKNFDLNSQQHDTYAHKPPQPYPSSKSHIYSILLGDYGKEILQSQVNLYANHFPLVPFLSVDGTLDFKRIYPSDPSKTENTDSFFNTKINQYYVNNEFLTFPELKYKIDSGKVEKVTDTENYAVSVSVECPPPDGSRLYNNVEWDHSLKYGTPVEIYKLINEPFSHTPGFRHLLQYLRKRFSQKDLVSMCQNMAYFRPIFIACSITLTEEDMIFMEQCYQRTLLQYVKFIQEIGTPTVVWRRNGQISYVNDEFEILSGWKREELLDKMSFIVEIIDDESVREYFKTFARIAYNNIKGSEQMDVCRLLTPIRNQVIECKCIWTLKRDMSGLPLMILGNFLPVL